GAGCGCGCTTCACACCTGGATTCAAGTCAAAAATTTAACATAGGAACGACAAAATCACACCAAATAAGGACTTTCGTCCCGACATCAAAGACGAATGGCCTAAGCGCGCCGAATGGGCTAGAATGCCGGATGGAACCTGTCGCCCCGGTGCCCCGTCATGGGAATGGCGACAGAAGGAGGCATCATGCAACGATTCTTGAAGGCGGTTTGTCTGGCGGCCATGTTGGGAACGGTCCCGGCCTGCAGCCAGATCCTGGCGGGCGGCCTACAGGCCGGCCAGGCGCTCTTACCCATCACAGACGAGCAAGAGATCCAGATCGGGCGATCCGCCGCCCAAGAAGTGCTCGCCGACCCCAAGACCCCACCCTACGGGAACGCCGAGGTCAACGCCTACGTGGACGCGGTGGGCAAGAAGGTCGCCGCGCGCTCCGATCGTTCGGATCTGCCCTACACCTTCCACGTGATCCAGAGTGACGAGCTCAACGCCTTCGCCCTGCCGGGCGGCGAGATCTTCATCACCACCGCGGCCCTCAAGGCCATGAAGAACGAGGCGGAGCTTGCCGGGGTGCTCGCGCACGAGGTCGTGCACGTGGCGCGCAAGCACGGTGTCGACAGCCTGCGCGCGGCCATGGTCGCCCAGGGCATCACGACGGCCGCCCTCGGCAGCACGCCGGCGATGGTCCAGCAAGCGGGCAAGATTGCAGCCTCCTTGGTCCTCAAGGGCTACAGCCGCGGCCTCGAGTCGGACGCCGACCACTACGGGGCCATCTACTCCAACGCGGCGGGCTACGACCCCCGGGGGCTGGGCTCCTTCCTGACGACCCTCGCGCAGACCGTCGGTGACACGCCCAAGGCCTTCGAGGCCTTCGGGGACCACCCGGTCATCTCCGAACGGGTCGCCGCCCTCGACGCCGAGATCACGAAGCTCGGGCTCAACGCCCGCAGCCAGGAAGCCGAGAGCTTCCTCTCCCGCACCGCGCCTCTGCGCTGATTTAGCAAAAGAGCCGCAGGCGCTAATGCCTGCGGCTCTTTTCTCAGGTTTAAGGCAAAACGATCGCCCCGCCGAACAGCGCCGAGCCCGAGCGGAACTCGAAGGCCCACGTACGCTTGGCGGGGGCCTTCAAGTCGTAATAGGTGGTGCTCCAGGGACGCAGGGTGCCGGGTAGCCCCTTCTGAAAGTCGGCGACGGGACGGGCCTGGACCCCACCGAGGGTGAGGCCGCCGTAGGTGCCCCTCAGGTTCACGTCGCTCGCGTACGAGAAGCGCCGATCATCGGTGAGCTTCAGGCCGCTCACGGCGTTGGCCACCGTCCAGTCCGAGTACACGTCCTGGAAGCTCGCCTCGCGCTTGACGAGCCCCCCTTGGACCGCGCCCACTCCCGTCGCGGGTGCCGCCAGGGCGTCCTTGACCACCTCGGCGCCGAAGCGATCGTAGAGGTAGCGAGCAAAGAGGTAGCTCAGGCCGTACGAGAAGCCATTGGGGTTTCCCGCCCAGTCGGTGAGCGAGTATTCGGCAGGGGCCTCCTCGAAGCGCTTGATGTCCCGCGCGATCGCCTCGTTGCCCCCGCGCAGCCCATACCCGCACAGGTCCATGGCGAGCATCGCCCAGCCCTCGTCGAGCCAGGTCTCCTCGGGAGTGGCGCGGTTGGGCACGAGCACCTTCTGGTTGAAGACGCAGAGGTGGGTGAACTCGTGGGCGAGCGTCCCGAAGACGGTCTGGGCGGGCTGCTCGAAGAGCCGGCTGGTCAAGAAGATGACCTTCTTCTGGTTGGTATGGGCGCGCGGCCCGGTCGCAGCAGGCGAGAGCAGGTCCCGGCTCCAGAAGTAGCCCATCAGGCCCTTGTCCTTGCCGAAGTTGTCCACCGCGGGCGAGAGGACCACGTAGACCCGGCTCTCGCCCGATGGATCGGTCTTGGGTTCGGCCCCGAAGGTGCCGGTCACGGTGCCGTAGATTCGGCTCTCGAAGGCCTCCCCGAGGCGCTTGAGCTGATCGTCGGTGATGCCCTCGGCCCCCTCGGCGTCCACGTAGAAGTTGGCGTGGGCGGTGGTGAGCCTTCGCTTGGCCGTGCGCTTCCGATCGCCCGCCTCGGTCGAGTCCCCGATGTTGACCCAGAAGGTCTCGGTCTCCGCGGCCGCCTGCACCCGCCGCACCGGCTCCCAGTCGAGGGCGCCGGGCTCTTGGGCAAGCCGAGCGCCCGACTCCCGGAAGCGGGCCTCGCCCTGAGTGGGATGCTGGTGCTGGATCCTGAACTGGAAGGCCGGGGCCTCGGCGTGGGCCGCGCTGACGGCCATCAAGAGACGGTTGGCCTCGCCGAGCTCCACGCGCATGGCCTCGCCCGCGGGCAAGACGAACTGCCGAACCAGCCCCCCCGCGGCCCACGCGGTGCGGGCCGTGACGGGAGTGGTCGGGAGGCTCGTGCAGGCCGCCAGGGTGACGGTCAAGCCGAGCAGCAGGGCGCAGGCGCGGCTCGTCATGGGGTCATGATGCGCGAAAGAGGGGCCTTTGTCAGCGTACGGACGCGACCGCGCGGCCCTCGCTGATCGAGGCGAAGGCGTTGGCGATGCTCGAATTCTTCTGCTCGACCTTGCCGAAAGCGGCGACTGCGGCCCCGTCCTTGGAGAGGTCCGGGATGTCGGCGGTATCGAGAGAGTTGCTGACGCGGCCTTCGAGGATGTCCACGTCGTTCTGGGAGACCGCCTCGAGCTTCGCGGCCGACAGGCTGGCCTTGAGCTTGTCGGCGACGATGGTCGAGGCCGTGTTGAGGTCGCGCGCCGTGCTGGTGCCGGCGGGC
The DNA window shown above is from bacterium and carries:
- a CDS encoding M48 family metalloprotease, with protein sequence MQRFLKAVCLAAMLGTVPACSQILAGGLQAGQALLPITDEQEIQIGRSAAQEVLADPKTPPYGNAEVNAYVDAVGKKVAARSDRSDLPYTFHVIQSDELNAFALPGGEIFITTAALKAMKNEAELAGVLAHEVVHVARKHGVDSLRAAMVAQGITTAALGSTPAMVQQAGKIAASLVLKGYSRGLESDADHYGAIYSNAAGYDPRGLGSFLTTLAQTVGDTPKAFEAFGDHPVISERVAALDAEITKLGLNARSQEAESFLSRTAPLR